In Mytilus edulis chromosome 3, xbMytEdul2.2, whole genome shotgun sequence, the genomic window aatcattctttgtctttggtatgaataaactttacctgatgcattgcgtttctttgtttacattgaacatgacgtcataacttaaataacgtcacaagtaaaatccctaacaacagaaccaaaatcggaaacgttacggtatttccgtttcttttttaacAAATAGTTTAATTgaaacaaacttcgtccccattcacaggtaatgctaGCTgcagaaccgtagctcttaggtccttatgttatttttttactatttgcggaccatctccgcaaatagtcaaaaaataacataaggacctaagagctacggttccgcagctaaggtaatgcctgcctcatataaaaatttaaaaaatgatatcATTGTCATTGATCCAGTAGTCAGTACTGACACAACTGAGAAAGACTTCTGTAGACTCCCTATGTACCTGGACTCAGCTGGTGTTAATCTATTGCGAACCCTGAAagttgatgaaatttaaatttcgAACACCAAGTTTGTTAATTTTACCATGTTAAATGTttactagtccgagattactctgacgtccaacggctgttttgccagacaagctggggccgtggcttgcttgtctggcaaaacagccgttggacgtcaatGTTTACAAATTACAGATCGTGTAGAAACACGACTAATTATTCAAAAATCGACAGAAATGTTTAAcggtttttatatatatttgcagTGTAAGGGGAGGTACGTGATATGTTTCTGTCTTACTTTAAAGTGTTGTCAATAGTGGTTGAATATCATTCTAATCTGAGGATGGTAAGATGGAAGAAACTGTCAAACAAAAATTCATAAACAACTTTCCATGTTTGTTCATGCGCAATGCAAGCTGTTCGGTGGTTTCTGACTTTTTCTTGTGTGCGAAGGGAAAAGTCAgagatgaaataataaaataaaaacacaaacgGGACAGTCAAACACTTCCGTGtttgtttctaaattaattttaaaactcTTCAAAAATAGAAGTGAACCGACCGTGCTATTTATAGTAATACGGtattaccgaccgtgcaagggttgtatagccaggtATAAACTGTTTGATTCTGAAATGTcttgataagttttttttttatttcagaagtgaTGTTTGTTACCATTGAAAACAGACGGAACATGTATTCGAAGTTAGGGTTTTAAAAAGTTCTTgctacagtttaaaaaaaaaatccttatccATCGGGGGAGGGCCCTGGGGCACTTCCTATATAGATCAATATAAAATGTGATAGGACGTGCCGCTGAAATGATCCTGAAATATGTCGCATTATCCAGCTTgaacatatatatgtaaatactGAGGTTGGGAAACTATAACACATATATGATAAAGTAAATAAAGTTTTCATTACTTGGTATATGCCGGAAAAGCCCTGTACCTTGTAATCTTAGTCTTATTGCTGTGTTTTTATCCACAAACTTCCCCTCTCTTGACACCTTGGTATTCCACTTTTCCAACACACCGcacacaaaacaaaatcaatataggTACAGGTTACAATTTTTTAATacgcaatatataaaaaagacatacattaaaaaaatttaaaaattatatgaaaaaggGTGGGTCAACAGAACCCCAACGACTCTTCAGTAAACTCTTGATGTGCCCCAAACCCCCACCCCgaccccaccccaccccacccaAGCCCTTCAGCCTTTTCCCAACTCTGTCTTTTTTGCCGCTTAGTTCTGAATAGTGTTTTCCAGGGGACTCCCAAAATATCATTGTGACTTGATGGATCTGACTGGGGTTCTCTACAATAATAGCATGTATTAGAATGCTACCATAAAAACCGCACTGAAAAGGTAAAGAAAATGGATAAGGGTATATCTTTGAGAAGGTTTtgtatgaattctgcttcatatgaGTATTAAAGCAAATCGACAGTAAGGGTTACGATTAGTACCCATTTGAAAGGAGTATTTCTTTTGAACTATATATCCACCAAACTCAGCAATTATGttgtcgatttaaaaaaaaaaaaagctcacCACTTTGCTTGTATCGTCTTAAATTTGTTGTTAAAATCAGTGTGGTTCTTTGCAAAGTAAGAATTGTCATGATTCAAAGTAAAGAATTTGCATCTTTCACATTTTTGTATAAAAGACGATGTATTCGATCTTTTCATTCAGCATTAAAAATAGTTGTTGAAAgtgagaaaaatcaaaagttttcatAAATGTTAATTGTAAAGATTGTGATTGAAGAATATGAAGACAACGCTTGTTGAATAAACCTCATCGCAATATTAATATTACTGAAggccatctttaaaaaaaaaatcaacttctcAAAGGCTTATTATTTCATAAAGCAATTTTATTctttatcgtcctgaacatgcaagaaatatttgccaatgaatGTTAAGCAAtataaaatcaatcaatcaatatattctTTCTCGCTATTGATTCGAACAGCATAACTTCTAATTTACAAATTTGAAGAGacaatttgtttatataattacattagatgtatgtttcattatgatactttattctgattggctaactgcacatcacgtgttattccgtataagcaattgcattgctcaataaaacaCGTGGTCCggcccacaataaagtgcacaggtgaattaaataaaacaataataaaattcgtgttttcttgatcattgctaaaaaaatgtaattataagtattgaatgcttctttttgtaacttcatagggttgtaaaagcgttgaccgtacgcacaattttaatatgaagcacttccgcgcttcatacaaaatgtacttcggtcaacgcttttacaccccaatgaagttacaaaaagaagcattcaattcttaaatgcaaAAAATAGATCGATGTTTACGAAAACATAGTCGTTAAAAATCGATATATTTCTGGAAAACTAATCACGATTTTAACATTGATATATCTAAAGAACGAACTCTAGATTCCCTAAATGTTTATATGTTATCCAGGTTATTACAGATTAACAATTTTCTGGTCAGTGAGGGATCCAGGAGGGGGCTCCgaagttggaacccccccttttttttggacggtcaatgcatttgaacggggacatatagttggacgtgttgcccccttttcaaaatgacaaaatccgTCCCTGCTTTCTGTAATTCgttcaaccattttcagattacTAGGTTGAACGGATACTTTTGGTAAATATATACCTCACAGTAGTTTACTACCTTAACTAAGTCTATAGATCGTATCAATTCGTATTCTGATCAAATTCACATCAAGCCAAAGTAAATGTAACGCAAGTTTGATTTATTTTGGAAAAGtacctttttatttatttattatagaaataggactaattcaattgaaattagagttaaacaatgcaatgtttattaaagataatgaaatttcTGCTTTCAACTGCatatttgcaattttaaaaatcatttacacTGACATATTGAAATTGATTTAGGTCTACTTCATCAATTATTGGGACAAAATCACAAAGCCTCCGCACAGCTGTTGTTAGAAAGGATGAGAAATATTGAACGTATTGCCACGTTCTTTTTAGTTACGTCAAAATACATATAGTACAGGACAAAATAGTTATGGGTATAGAAAACAAAGATGACTTTATCATGAAGTGATTGGTTGACTGGTTTGTATTAAAAAATGCAAAGACGAAGGGGTAGAGATCCTATGGACAATCTTGAACTTggaaatcaaattaatttttcagGATCGATTCCAATGAGGAAATTAACCagaatgaaaattgtaaaatactTGATTTTGATATTAGCGGCAGTACTTATTCACACAACTTACAGATTTTTTTGGAAGGTAAGTAATTAAACCACTGTAGAAGATTTACATACAGGACGTGCGAATTTTTAACCTGCAAGGCAAAACCAGTGCGCGAAGAATATACTTACTTCGTACATTAAAATTAGGGCAGTTTTTGAAACGTTACCGATTTCCCTTGAAATTTCTCGACAAAAATTAATGCGAGGATTTGAAACACATATTGTCTTATATTCAATACGTTGATATAAAAGACCATTATTGTCGAACTGTGGAACTTTAATTGTTGTTGTCTAGTTTTGCGTAGCTAATGTACACGGGAAGATTCCCGATATTGCCTTGCGTTGAAtgttgaaaagaaaataataaggggggcattaaaaataattttagagGAGCCAATGACCAGACCAAAAGAGGTAGCCGTATCTTTAACGGGCACACGTCAGTTGATTCTGATTTTGGTGGCAATTAGAGGTCAATACGATATTATGGATTATCATCAATTCAATTTGAAATCAAAATTCTTGGGATATTGGACTTGCATTTTAAAATAAgggaatttcaaaattaaaatgctACATGATTTGCAGCTAACATAATTGAATGAAacaactctcctcaagagaccaaaatgacatataaattaacaactattgatcactgtacggccttcgacaatgaataaaacccataccacattgTCGGCTATAAAAATTCCTGGAATGACAATGTCAAaccagaaacaagaaaaataacgacctgatttatgtacaaattgATGaactaaaaaaattatatacagcaacaaacgacaaccactgaattacaggctcctgacttggaacaggcacattcagaatgtggcggggttaaactagcTTTAAGGCATCAACCCACCCCTAATCTGTAACAAAAATCACAGAGTGGACGTTGCAGGGTACTTATAcgtcccaacaacaaaaaagacacaaagaacaGACATgggagtactcgcagttactggtAACATTAAAACCACGCCTCTaatactaaaatatcaatcagtgaACATCCAACCTTCACTGCATGGATTTAGATATTTGTCATTACAAGTcagagaaaaaaatgaatgtcTACTTATGCAAACTAAATAAACAATACACCTTCCTTTTCAGAGTGATGAAAGTGTTATAGATGTACCACAAAGTATACCAACAATAAAAGATAATCAAGATAAAAAGGTAGAAGAAGAAATCGATTCTTTTAAAGCTAGATCGggaaacattgaaaatttatataaagatTCGTTAATGGAGGAAAAACAAATACTATCTcgattaaaagaaaaaagaaaaagatatgaaagttttaaaaaatcaatagacaaggctaaaaatgaaattcATATTGAACAAGCCGTTGATACCAACGACATTATGGACTTGGACCAATCAGACCAGTCCAAGTATGAGATTAAGCCAGAAAACAAAGATAGTATAAAACAAGAAACTGAATACGacataaaacaagaaaacaaagacGATATGAGAAAAGTTAATAGAGACGATATAAGAAGAGAAAATAAAGACGATATTATACACTTAGAACAATTAGAAATTGTTGAAGATAAACAACAAGAGGCCAAAGCATTAGAACGGGAACACAATATTGAAAGCAAAATAGCAGAAATTTTAGATGAAGTTAAAATAGTGTCAGAGGAAAAGGTAGAGGACGAAATGAAGGTAGATCTCGTCGCACTACAGAGAGAAGAGGAAGAGTTGAAGAAAGCAGAAAAATTCATAGACGACAAACCAGCCGTAATACCATCAGCAAACCCTGTTTTCTTGGAGAAAGCAAATAAAGTTGTCGAAAAGATGGAAGTTGAAATTAAAGGTACTATGGATGTACACGAGGAACACGGAATCCCAGAAATAGTCACTGCAGCAAATAGCAAAGATTTCGAAGCAGTAAAACAATTGGTCGTATCTCTCCAGAAGTTCTATCCAGATAAGAAAATCTATATCTTTGACCTGGACCTTACAGATAGACAGAGAAGACATGTAAGATTTAGACTAGTATTACCTAGAAATCATAagcgttaaaaaaaaaatcaaaagcagcACAACCGCAATTACTGCACGTGTGGTATTCTTTAAACGTAAACACCAAAAGATTAATTATTGGAGTTCCTTTGACTAAAATGTATTAACAGTTATGCTGTCAGTATGTTGAATATTGGAACTTTAATTTGATTTGatcaagaaaaataaacaaatttgattGAAAAGCATAAAACATCAGTGCTATGTCCCACTTTCACGTTTGCAACGGTTAAATCGGGACCGGAACTTCTGAATGTCTAGTTAGTATGAATGGAGTTGGTATAAGAAAACACGATCCTATATAGAAAATGGAAAGAACGACTAAGTCAAACATAATTAGGAGTAAAAATAGATTTTcatgatacatgtatgtcaatTTCCAAAATATAGCCATGCATCACATTCAGAAAGATATACTACTAATTCAATGAAAATTTTCACCACTTTTGGCGCAGTCAGTTATTAAAACATATAATTATTCTGTCTGATTATTTGATGCGAtatgttaatattttatagttgATGGCAGCATGCAACGTGAGGATACGAGAGTTTTGGTCCAATTTGTTCCCCGACTTCGTTTCCGTTTGGAATCATTATCACTGGAAGCCACTTATTATTCAGGTGAGTAGCTGTTGGAAAACATGCCTTTGTTTACATGAAATAAAGGGGGTGAATTCATGCACACACGGCCgtagttaaaaacaaaaaaatattcaagttaCTCAAAGGTATAGACGTAAGTAAGCACCTGCAAGACATCCTTCagcaaacgaaaaaaaaactagTACTATAAAAGGTACAAAactattaaataaagaaaaatatttatgacCAAGCATTAAACGAAAATCAAAATGACAGACAAAATTCCAACACAACCAccgaataacaaatattttataggtTTACGATTGAATACTCCATATTTATAGAAAATTCTGTCAATTTTAGATTTCTCGGGTGTAGACCTTTTAGgactagtggcaaatatttcatgcaaattccGTTACTGAGGATAgtgcttgaaaaaaataaaacaccatTTCCAAAGTATTTTAAGAGTTATTAATAATTTTACCATAACGACATTCATCTTAACCACGTCTTTACTTACGACTTAAGGGTACAAAAACAACC contains:
- the LOC139516776 gene encoding FK506-binding protein 5-like; protein product: MQRRRGRDPMDNLELGNQINFSGSIPMRKLTRMKIVKYLILILAAVLIHTTYRFFWKSDESVIDVPQSIPTIKDNQDKKVEEEIDSFKARSGNIENLYKDSLMEEKQILSRLKEKRKRYESFKKSIDKAKNEIHIEQAVDTNDIMDLDQSDQSKYEIKPENKDSIKQETEYDIKQENKDDMRKVNRDDIRRENKDDIIHLEQLEIVEDKQQEAKALEREHNIESKIAEILDEVKIVSEEKVEDEMKVDLVALQREEEELKKAEKFIDDKPAVIPSANPVFLEKANKVVEKMEVEIKGTMDVHEEHGIPEIVTAANSKDFEAVKQLVVSLQKFYPDKKIYIFDLDLTDRQRRHLMAACNVRIREFWSNLFPDFVSVWNHYHWKPLIIQTALAEFGHIMWINPGFVAISPAIMDVFKTSADLQVRVLGQNSPHTTHAVTHRQMYKYLPTDRKKLYHTPHMEIFALILHNSENVINKFMKLLVACAMEPKCLAPQSAKWKCDFDFSGKEYADCHRYDESAMNILLKNWFEFDNSKILKSGTIFRPFDRDDRMHLKMCRDEHDMK